From Apium graveolens cultivar Ventura chromosome 9, ASM990537v1, whole genome shotgun sequence, the proteins below share one genomic window:
- the LOC141684633 gene encoding serine carboxypeptidase-like 13 has protein sequence MKFFSKFIFRVFLFIVVLLNLSNPSFSQTIVKALPGFPGDLPFKLETGYVEVGEREDVVLFYYFVESERNPTDDPLLIWIAGGPGCSTLRSFFFQIGPLTIEYPDASKEIPDLHLNPYSWTKLANVIFLDAPTSGFSYAKSPETYKNSDTLSAKYTYQFLSKWLEKHPKFISNPLYITGISYSGITIPLIVQEIFNGNEAGNEPRINIAGYIIGNPLTDRKIDFNTRIPYAHQVALLSDEIYESTKANCNGEYVNVQASNKLCQSALEKVDECLENVYIYHILEPICTSDSSTRSLLQQKISSSSNKYSVPLPRAAKLEGQQWCRENTYLYTDVWANILSVRKALNIREGTIGKWVRCNTDHYVIGKNDTVNYAYDVSSTLDNHRNFTKKNCRALIISGDHDMAFSHLGTKQWIRDLHLNVDSTWAPWFVKQQVAGYTESFSHDDFTLTFATVKDGGHAAQEFKPEECLAMVSRWFDHNRL, from the exons ATGAAATTTTTTTCGAAATTCATCTTCAGGGTTTTTCTTTTTATTGTAGTTCTATTAAATCTATCAAACCCTTCTTTTTCACAGACGATTGTCAAGGCCTTGCCAGGGTTTCCCGGGGACCTTCCCTTCAAACTCGAAACCGG GTATGTTGAAGTTGGAGAGAGAGAAGATGTGGtattgttttattattttgtGGAATCTGAACGGAATCCGACCGACGACCCTCTCTTGATCTGGATCGCCGGCGGCCCTGGTTGTTCCACTCTTCGTTCCTTCTTCTTTCAAATCG GTCCCCTTACAATTGAATATCCAGATGCCAGCAAAGAAATACCAGATTTACATTTAAATCCATACTCTTGGACAAAG TTGGCTAATGTAATCTTCCTGGACGCGCCTACATCTGGATTTTCCTATGCAAAATCTCCAGAAACTTACAAAAATAGTGACACTTTATCAGCAAAGTACACTTACCAATTTCTTAGCAAG TGGCTAGAGAAGCATCCTAAATTTATCAGCAATCCTTTGTACATCACCGGTATTTCCTACTCCGGAATAACGATTCCGCTCATTGTTCAAGAGATATTTAACG GCAATGAAGCCGGAAATGAGCCAAGAATTAATATTGCA GGCTATATAATTGGCAACCCACTGACAGATAGGAAAATCGACTTCAACACTCGGATTCCATATGCTCATCAGGTGGCGCTTCTATCAGATGAAATTTATGAG TCTACTAAAGCGAATTGCAACGGTGAATACGTGAATGTGCAAGCAAGCAACAAACTATGTCAAAGTGCTCTTGAAAAAGTCGACGAG TGCCTGGAGAACGTGTATATATATCACATATTAGAACCAATTTGTACTTCAGACAGTAGCACCAGGAGTTTGCTGCAGCAAAAGATTAGTAGCTCAAGTAACAAGTATTCCGTACCTCTTCCCAGGGCAGCCAAATTGGAAGGCCAACAATGGTGTCGG GAAAATACGTATCTGTACACTGATGTTTGGGCAAACATTCTATCAGTACGAAAAGCTTTAAATATCCGCGAG GGAACAATTGGAAAGTGGGTTAGATGCAACACTGATCACTATGTCATTGGTAAAAATGATACTGTAAACTATGCATATGATGTCTCTAGTACTCTTGATAATCATCGGAACTTCACCAAAAAAAATTGTCGAGCTCTTATAATCAG TGGAGATCACGACATGGCTTTTTCACACTTGGGAACCAAACAGTGGATACGTGATCTACATTTAAATGTCGATAGCACCTGGGCACCATGGTTTGTCAAACAACAAGTAGCAGG ATACACCGAGTCATTTTCACACGATGATTTCACATTAACATTTGCGACTGTAAAG GATGGAGGTCATGCAGCTCAAGAGTTCAAGCCTGAAGAGTGTCTAGCTATGGTCAGCAGGTGGTTTGATCACAATCGTCTCTAG